The DNA sequence AAGCCCTTGCTTGCTTTTGTTGGGTTAGGATATCCATTACCCTTCTCTGCCAAAGAGTAAAATTTCCTTTACCATCAAACTGATCCACCCTGAACCCTCCAATATTTGTCATGATCTTCCCTTGCACACACAAAACAAGTTAACCGGCTAAATCAATTGGCCAGGTAAGTGTAAGAAACAGTGGGAGCTCTTCCGTCAAAACGGTGCCAATTAGAGAACCACTTTTCTTAATGACTTGCCTTCGGCACCAATTATTTAAGCCCAGCTCAACCAGCTCTTGATGCCATTTGTTGGGAATCTACCCCGATTCCCGGTGTTTGCGGAAGCATTTTTGTATACTCGCGTGCTCAAACCCATAAATATTATGATGATAATGAAAACAACAAACCAACATAAAGGACTCTGTATAGGACAAACTCAACCCCCTTCCATCTCAACTGAAACCGTCCATTAACTTTCATAGTAAATGTATATTAATCATAATGGCTTAAAACCTGTGCGATGCAAGGATgaataaatattttttaagattatattttttaaaaaataatattttgaattgAATTCTTAAAAttgttcaattttttttatattttctttttttaaatgatatgacttcatgataattatattaatacACGTATATGCTCATAATTTTTTTGGAATAGTTAAACCTATTTATGATAATAGTCTTGATACCGGGggaaaataatattattatagcGGTTTTATAGTTTTTTAAGAGTAAAAATATAATATCTCCATTATGTTGAAACCttaacaaaaatattattttagagaAGTTATAATTTAATCGGTAAACTATAAAAActatttgaaaaagacaatagTACTAATTAAACGATACAGTTTTATTTATCATtttatgtgtattttaataataataataataatgtttAACTAAAAGTTATTTTTTGGTTCATATCAATAAGATACGAATTATGATTAATCTGATACTAATTTGATTTATCCCGTATCaaagtttatattattttattttaacccgagGCCCATTACTACGACCAAATCCTACTaaatatttttagtttaattCCAATTATTTTTGTCCTgatcaataaaataattttattttagcggAGATAGGTAGCATATATGATTTTGTTTGAATAGGTCGAATTATATTTTGATTTCAATTTTGTGTCATTTTGGATGAattgtataatattttttttatcttagatgactaatatatattattttgtttatcctaATTCTATTGTATAGTTTTTTTTGCGGATCagtaatatttattattttgttttaacccgataattatatttagtttgcttaaattaatttttgtccaaaatattaattagaataatatagaactaacactacaccatagatggcctatcgcaatggtttaatcatgcatgttacaaaattatgttaccttaggtatgctcatcttagcctaccgcaacatagtatttttgatgttaccatagcctttaaaacatgttactatagcttcaaagtgttacatacgagtaacatgtggcaatttatgttacaatagggtaTTATTGGATAAAAAAGTAGTATattttacaaataattaaatatatataattatttgacatgaaaattaatcaatttttataatataattaagcaaaaatattaatattagttaagattgataaaatatttttttaaaaaaaatttataaactgtattaattaataattgaataaatttttatcaataaaaaatttaaagacaattaaaacataatttttttaaaaaaagagatGAAATTAGCTGGGCTTTTTCAGGCGGGCTCAAATTTTTTGGAGAAGCGCTAAAATTTCAGACAAATTAACTTCTCCCTCTAATTTCATTCTCCCTCattctctcactctctctctcattctctctctccCAATAGCTATTCTCTTTCATTCCTCTCTCGAGCTAGGGTTTCTAATTGGGGGTAACATTTTGGCGAAGCTGGTCACATTTTGGAGAAGCGGGTCACAGATTGGAGCTAGGGTTTCTAATTGGGGTTTCAAATCAGCTTGCGGTTCAACATTAAGGTactacatctctctctctctctctctctctctctctctctctctcgctctctctgaTTTTGtgtatctctctctctctctcgcccccTCTATTTCTGTTAGTTTCTTCTCTAATTTGTTACATGCGTGTTTTTGTGTATTTTATACATGTATATGTATGTTACATGCATGTTTTGTGTAATTTTAATTGGAATTGgggttttttatttttgtagatATGTAAGTGTGATTTTTGTATTAAATTTGTTTCTCGATATTTGCTTTTTATCCGGTTGATTTTCATGTTAGGCTTTAGTTATAACTTACATGTAAATCATCATAGTCAAGTGGATATAATTGATTGTGTAAGTAGATATCTGTTGTCTCTATAATGCAATTGTTTATGAGTATTTACATTTATGTTAATTTGACCTTTATTCCTGAGAGTTTCAACCCTTTACGAGTATTTAAATTTTTGTTAACATCAACTGTCACAGTTCGGTAGGTAGGAGGAGTGGGATAATACGGAAATAGGTGTATGCACATGTATATTCATGGTTATATAACATGGATTCGATACGTATAATCTAATATGGATTTACGATTTCAGGGCTGCGTTGTTATGTTGTGTTGTTATTAATACATATAATCTATAATATTGGTTTAGGATTTCACTTCTGCGTTGTTATTAGTACGCATATCTAATATGGGTTTAGGGTTTCACGGTTGTGTCGTTATTAGTATGTACAACCAATGAAAAGGAGAACATAAAATATTACCTCGGTCTGCTTAGGGCTTCACGGCTGCGTTGTGTTGTTAGAACGTATAACCAATATGGGTGTAAGAATGGGAGGTGTTAAGCTTTTTATCATCCTGGCATCGAGCTATTTTTCCGCAGGACCTCCCCTACAGTATCGTCACCGCAGTAGAGTTTAGTAGAAAGACGGATATTCCTTGCTCATTATCAGACAATCACTTATTCACAAACCTCGTGTGGGGCTAATAGTTTTCATTTCCCATCTCATGGAAAACCCTTTTCAACGAAATAGGTGCAATAACTATATCTAGATCAATATCAATCCATATCTACATCTGTTAAAATTGAATTCAATTAATAATGCATTAATAATGAAGAAGTATGATAAAAGGACTTCTTTTTTCCTCTACGTTGTTTTCTTTTAGGAATATAACATTATTGTCCTATTTTTTGTAGTGATGGACGATGATCTAAGTCAATGGATAACCCTTCCAAAATACAGTACACCTTACATTAAGGGGATAAAGGATTTTTTAGAAAATGCATTTCCCAAATTTTCCGTAGGCGATGAAATGTTGTGCCCTTGCAAGAATTGTAGAAATGGCAAGtggcatactcaagatcttattTATGATCATCTTATTTGTCATGGCCCTTGTCCATTGTATGCGAATTGGATTTGTGAGGTTTCGAGCAAAGATCATAGGATAGATATTGAACGGGCAGAAAATATGGGTTTTGAAGATTCCTTTACCTTCGGAGATAATTTGGACGAGATGTTCCATCGTACTAATGATACTACTGGACCGAATGATGATGCCAAAAAATTTTATGGCCATCTTGAAGAAGGAAAGCAGCCCTTATATCCGGGCTACAAAAAATTTTCCCGCTTAAGTTTTATCATTAGGCTGTACTCTTTAAAGTGCATTCATGGGATTTCGGAGTCGGGTTTCGGGGATTTATTAGAGCTGATAAAAGATGCTTTTCCAGAAGCACACATTCCTTTGTCTTTTAATGTGGCAAAGAATGTTATTAAAGATTTAGGGCTCGATTATCAAAGGATACACGCCTGCCCCAATAATTGTATGCTGTTTTGGGctgaaaatgaaaaagaagaaaattgtAAAACTTGCGGTGCTTCAAGGTGGGTCGTAGTGGAAAAAAAAGGCGCCGTGGACAATAATGAGAAGAAGTTAATTCACAAGGTCCCGGCAAACGTGATGCGCTACTTTCCACTCAAAAAAAGGTTGCAACGCATGTTTATGAGCAAAGAGTTATCAGAACTGATGTTATGGCATGCAAAAGGTCGAAAAAAGGACGGCAAACTTCGACATCCCGCTGATGCAGAGGCTTGGAAGGCATTGGATGCTCGTTATCCTCAATTTTCATCCGAGAACAGGAACATCAGATTGGGCCTAGCCGCTGATGGTTTTAATTCTTTTCGTACTATGAACATAAGTCATAGTACTTGGCCAATTATTTTGGTTAACTACAACCTTCCCCCCTGGCTGTGTATGAAGCAAAAGAATCTAATTCTCTCGACACTCATATCTGGTCCCGAGTCTCCGAAGAATAATATAGATGTCTTCATGCAACCTTTAATTGCTGAACTGAATGAGCTATGGGAAGTAGGCATTGAGACTTATGATGCCCGTACTGACTATACTTTCAACTTGCGCGCTTCTTTACTTTGGACAATCAGTGATTTTCCCGGGCTAGCAATGCTATCTGGATGGAGCATAAAAAGAAGACTAGCTTGTCCAGTTTGCAATTATGAAACATCCTCTATGTACCTAAAACATAGTCGGAAAATGTGTTACATGGACCATAGGAGATTTCTCCATCCCGAACACCCATGGAGGCTTGATAAAAGAAAATTTAATGGTCAAATTGAATTGAGAGGTTTTCCAGAGGTTCTAACTGGAACAGACATTGAAGAATTATTGGCAGGATTTGTAAATCATTTTGGGGGGAAGAAACcagagaagaaaagaaagcgccAAAAAAATAAGATTAAGTCGAATTCGCCTTTCAAGAAAAAATCAATATTCTTTGATCTGCCTTACTGGAAGCACAATGTTTCTCGACATAACCTTGATGTTATGCACATCGAGAAGAATGTGTGTGATAAAGTACTTGGCACATTGCTCAATATTGCTGGAAAAACAAAAGACCATATAGCAGCTCGCCTAGATTTGCAAGAACTTGGCATCAGAAAGGTCCTCCATCCTGTTCTATCAAGTGACAGGAAACACCTTGAAATAAGGGCTGCGATATTCGACATGACAAATGAAGAGAAAGATTTATTCTGCTCTGTCCTTAAAAATGCTAAATTGCCATATGGAAGTGCCTCTAATATCAGCCGGTGTGTGCACATGAAGGAGAGAAAGGTATCTGGCTATAAGAGTCATGATGCTCACTTTTTCATGCACTACTTATTACAATTTGCAGTGAAGAAATCTTTGAAACCGGAGGTTGCAGTCCCTTTTATCAGATTAGGGGCCTTCTTAAGAGGTATTTGGAGTAAAGTCATCGACTTAAGTGATCTTAAGAGGTTGCAAACAGAAATAATTGAAATTATTTGTCAATTTGAGACTATATTCATTCAGGCTTTTTTTGATGTGATGGTCCACCTTTTGATTCACTTGTGCCAAGAAATTGAATTTGGTGGACCGGCCCATGTTCGAAGCATGTGGCCAATTGAGCGCTATTTAAATAAATTGAAATCTTATGTGCGGAATAGATCTAAACCAGAGGGATGTATCGCCGAGGGTTACCTGGCCGAAGAATGCTTGATATTTTGTTCAAGATTCTTGGGTGGCCATGGAGGATCAAAAATTACCAAGGCTGCAAAATTTgaaagttttccagaaaaagtaGAATTTCCTATTGGTTCACGCAGAAATAAAGATGGAAAGGCTGTGAATTTAGTTGAAGATGAATGGATGGCTATTCATCGTTATATTCTATTCAACTGCGGGAATAAAGAAATTGATAGTTTAATCGAGTAAGATTCTAGCTACTAATTGTGTTTAACTGTTATAGAATTAGAACCTGTTTTATCTTAATTTTTAACTAGGTAATTGTTGTAGGGAGCATCAAATCTTAATAGAAGGACAAGCCAAGTCAAAAAGATACAATCGTGAGAGAGAACATTCTGAAGATTTTTGGAAATGGATGAAGGAGGAGGTCGGAAAAAAAGATAACATTTCAAAGGAATTGGAAGTGCTTGCAATGGGCCCTAATCAATCAGCGAAGAAGTATAGTGGTTATGTACTTAACGGATATCGATTCCATACAAAGTACCGAGATGCTAAATGTACAACCCAAAATAGTGGGGTATTTCTAACTGCTTTGACTACAAGCTTTGCTAGTTCAAAAGATCAAAATCCACTGGTCGGCGATGTCAATTACTATGGAGCAATTGAAGAGATTTTTGAAGTTGATTATAGGGGAGAATTTTCTGTAGTGGTGTTCAGGTGTTGTTGGTATAAGGAAGAGAAAGATCTATATGGGTTCACTCGAGTTAATTTTAACAGATTATGTCAGAAGTCTGATCCATATGTGCTAGCTTCACAGGTGCAGGTAGTCTTCTACGTAGAAGATCCTACTGAAAAGACGATGTATAATGTTATAAAGAAATTGCCAAGGGATTGGTGCGATGTCGAAGCTGAAAATGCAAATGAAGAAGCCGAGGATCCAGTTTTACATGATTTACACACTAGTGTTCCTCTAGAAACAGACACGGATATTAACTGGTGCAGAGATGATGTCCCAACACGACAAGTCCCCATCAAGGCTAGAACAAACGAAGAAACTACTTAAATTTATAATTCGAAATATGTAACTATCAAGGGCCTAGTTTCTGATGTATCAACTGTTAATGAAGTGACTTCTTAATTGCCTAATTTATcatgttttaatgtattttctttTAATTAATTAACTTGTTCTTAATATAATGTTCTGTTAGTTTTAAATCTGCCCTGCTCTTTATGCGATCGCTTCTTAATTTAGAGcattattaaatttatttattgatttgCATACTGCTCTTTTAATGTTTCTTTTAAGTGTTTATTTTTAAGTGTTTTTTATTTAAGTGCCATGTCTCAGATTATTTTAATGATTTCATCTAATTATACTTTATCAATTTTTTGTAGGATGGCATACATAAATCTCAGGTTGTACCACCAGGGTGAGTTTCAGCCTACACGGTATGTCGGTGGTAAAGAACTGATTATAAGGAATGTCGAAGTAGATAGGTTTTCGTACCCTGTATTGATGGATTATGTCAAGGATGACCTTGAATATTCAGAAATTGGAGGGATTTATATGAGAAAAGGTGATAAGCAGGGGGGGTGGCAGTTGGTGGCCAATGATGTGGACTTGTGTTCATTAACTACAGGAGCTGCAGACGGTGAAAATGTTGATTTTTATCTTGACAATGTCGTTGATAGCACTATCGAACCAATGGATCAGATGCAGCCATTTGTAATAATACGGCCAAGAAAGGATATCTTAGCAGGTAATATATTAATTTCATTTCAGAAATATACCTTAAT is a window from the Apium graveolens cultivar Ventura chromosome 1, ASM990537v1, whole genome shotgun sequence genome containing:
- the LOC141717849 gene encoding uncharacterized protein LOC141717849; the protein is MDDDLSQWITLPKYSTPYIKGIKDFLENAFPKFSVGDEMLCPCKNCRNGKWHTQDLIYDHLICHGPCPLYANWICEVSSKDHRIDIERAENMGFEDSFTFGDNLDEMFHRTNDTTGPNDDAKKFYGHLEEGKQPLYPGYKKFSRLSFIIRLYSLKCIHGISESGFGDLLELIKDAFPEAHIPLSFNVAKNVIKDLGLDYQRIHACPNNCMLFWAENEKEENCKTCGASRWVVVEKKGAVDNNEKKLIHKVPANVMRYFPLKKRLQRMFMSKELSELMLWHAKGRKKDGKLRHPADAEAWKALDARYPQFSSENRNIRLGLAADGFNSFRTMNISHSTWPIILVNYNLPPWLCMKQKNLILSTLISGPESPKNNIDVFMQPLIAELNELWEVGIETYDARTDYTFNLRASLLWTISDFPGLAMLSGWSIKRRLACPVCNYETSSMYLKHSRKMCYMDHRRFLHPEHPWRLDKRKFNGQIELRGFPEVLTGTDIEELLAGFVNHFGGKKPEKKRKRQKNKIKSNSPFKKKSIFFDLPYWKHNVSRHNLDVMHIEKNVCDKVLGTLLNIAGKTKDHIAARLDLQELGIRKVLHPVLSSDRKHLEIRAAIFDMTNEEKDLFCSVLKNAKLPYGSASNISRCVHMKERKVSGYKSHDAHFFMHYLLQFAVKKSLKPEVAVPFIRLGAFLRGIWSKVIDLSDLKRLQTEIIEIICQFETIFIQAFFDVMVHLLIHLCQEIEFGGPAHVRSMWPIERYLNKLKSYVRNRSKPEGCIAEGYLAEECLIFCSRFLGGHGGSKITKAAKFESFPEKVEFPIGSRRNKDGKAVNLVEDEWMAIHRYILFNCGNKEIDSLIEEHQILIEGQAKSKRYNREREHSEDFWKWMKEEVGKKDNISKELEVLAMGPNQSAKKYSGYVLNGYRFHTKYRDAKCTTQNSGVFLTALTTSFASSKDQNPLVGDVNYYGAIEEIFEVDYRGEFSVVVFRCCWYKEEKDLYGFTRVNFNRLCQKSDPYVLASQVQVVFYVEDPTEKTMYNVIKKLPRDWCDVEAENANEEAEDPVLHDLHTSVPLETDTDINWCRDDVPTRQVPIKARTNEETT